Genomic segment of Pirellulales bacterium:
GTTCCCGACCTGGGATCTGGCTCAGCCGTTTCGTTACCTCGCACATAACGGCGAGATCAACACCGTGCGCGGCAACGCCAACTGGATGCACGCCCGGCAGAGCATGCTGGCCAGCGATACGTATGGCGACGACCTGCGCAAGATTTTTCCTACTTGTACGCCCGACGCCAGCGATTCGGCGATGTTCGACAACGCTCTGGAACTCCTCGTTCTGACGGGGCGTTCGCTGCCGCAAGCTATGTCGATGCTCATACCCGAGCCCTGGGCCGGCCACGAAAGCATGCCGGACGACAAGAAGGCCTATTACGAATACCAGGCTTGCCTGATGGAGCCCTGGGATGGTCCAGCATCAATGGCCTTCACCGATGGCAAGGCAATCGGCGCGGTACTGGATCGCAACGGTTTGCGGCCCAGCCGGTACTGCGTCACCAAGGGGGGCTTGGTTGTCATGGCGTCGGAAGCGGGCGTGCTGAAAATACCCCCGCAAGACATCGTCTCGAAGGGGCGTTTGCGCCCCGGCCGCATGTTCCTGGTCGACACGGCCAAGGGCTGCATCATCTCCGACGACGAAATCAAGCACGCGCTAGCGGCACAACATCCTTATCGCAAATGGCTCGACGAAAACCAGCTCAATCTCAACGATCTGCCGAACGTCGCCAAGAAAAACGGACAGGCGACCAACGGGCACTCGGACGAACCGTCGCTCAAATTACAGCGCACCTTTGGCTACACGCTCGAAGACGTACGGCTGTTGATGATGCCGATGGCCATCGACGGCCAAGAGGCCATCGGTTCGATGGGCAATGACGCACCACTGGCGGTGCTGTCGGATCGGCCGCAGCTGCTCTACAACTACTTCAAGCAATTGTTCGCCCAGGTTACGAACCCTCCGCTCGACGCGATCCGCGAAGAGATCATCACTTCGATGATCACCACCATCGGATCGGAAGGAAATCTCCTAGAGGAATCGCCGGAGCAATGCCGGTTGCTGCGGCTCGACCGGCCGATCATTTCCAACGAAGAGTTGGCGCGTATCAAGGCTCTCAACCAACCTGGCTTACGTAGCCGCTCGTTGTCGATCTTGTTTCCACGCGGTGAAGGAGCGCGCGGGATGCGTCGCCGCCTCGACGAATTGCGCCGCGAAGCCTCACAGGCGATCGCCGACGGCGTCACGCTGTTGATCCTCTCGGATCGTGGTGTTAACCAGGGGTGGGTACCCATTCCGGCATTACTGGCCACTAGCGGCGTTCATCATCATTTGATTCGCGAAAAGACGCGCACCCGCTGCGGACTGATCATCGAATCGGGCGAACCTCGCGAAGTGCAACATTTTGCCCTGCTCACAGCTTATGGTGCCGGAGCCATCAACCCGTATTTGGCATTGGCCACGCTCGACCAATTGCTGGCCGAGGGGTACATCGCGGACTCTTACACGGTCGAGAAGCTGCACAAATCGTTCATCAAAGCCGGCGTGAAGGGCTTGCTGAAGGTGATGTCGAAGATGGGCATCTCCACCCAGCAA
This window contains:
- a CDS encoding glutamate synthase central domain-containing protein, yielding MAPKPRNTGLPAREGLYDPAQERDSCGVGFVVNMHGEASHQIVRSGLEILVNLTHRGACGCDPLTGDGAGILTQIPHKFFQAKCAELDIKLPAAGDYGVGTVFLPPDSTQRQACQNRLDELIAAEGQRLLGWRDVPIDNAHIGQTARDVEPFIRHVFIARGKDTPRDMFEWKLYVIRKQLESSIRGSSLSQKAYCYVPTLSSHIIVYKGLMLADQVELFYGDLADERFVSALALVHQRYSTNTFPTWDLAQPFRYLAHNGEINTVRGNANWMHARQSMLASDTYGDDLRKIFPTCTPDASDSAMFDNALELLVLTGRSLPQAMSMLIPEPWAGHESMPDDKKAYYEYQACLMEPWDGPASMAFTDGKAIGAVLDRNGLRPSRYCVTKGGLVVMASEAGVLKIPPQDIVSKGRLRPGRMFLVDTAKGCIISDDEIKHALAAQHPYRKWLDENQLNLNDLPNVAKKNGQATNGHSDEPSLKLQRTFGYTLEDVRLLMMPMAIDGQEAIGSMGNDAPLAVLSDRPQLLYNYFKQLFAQVTNPPLDAIREEIITSMITTIGSEGNLLEESPEQCRLLRLDRPIISNEELARIKALNQPGLRSRSLSILFPRGEGARGMRRRLDELRREASQAIADGVTLLILSDRGVNQGWVPIPALLATSGVHHHLIREKTRTRCGLIIESGEPREVQHFALLTAYGAGAINPYLALATLDQLLAEGYIADSYTVEKLHKSFIKAGVKGLLKVMSKMGISTQQSYRGAQIFEAIGLNKEFVDEFFTWTASRIQGVGLEAIAE